In one Diabrotica virgifera virgifera chromosome 7, PGI_DIABVI_V3a genomic region, the following are encoded:
- the LOC126888095 gene encoding protein krueppel-like, producing the protein MHTEEKPYTCEICSKQFNKGGNLKRHLRIHTGEKAYKCEICFKEFSETVSLKKHLRVHTGEKPYQCEICFKEFSEASSLKKHLRMHTGEKSYKCEVCSKQFTQDGELNKNLRIHTGEKPYKCEICSKQFN; encoded by the coding sequence aTGCACACTGAAGAAAAGCCTTAcacgtgtgaaatttgttctaagcaatttaatAAAGGTGGAAATTTGAAACggcatttaaggatacacactgGTGAAAAGgcttacaagtgtgaaatctgttttaaggAATTTAGCGAAACAGTcagtttgaaaaagcatttgagagtacatactggagaaaagccttaccaGTGTGAAATCTGCTTTAAGGAATTTAGCGAAGCAAGcagtttgaaaaagcatttgagaaTGCATACTGGTGAAAAGTCTTACAAGTGCGAAGTTTGCTCTAAGCAATTTACTCAAGATGGAGAATTGAATAAGAATTTAAGAATACACACGGgtgaaaagccttacaagtgtgaaatttgttctaagcaatttaatTAG